The genomic stretch AGTATATAATCCTCATATTTAGTTGTGGGAACAAGtgaataaattatgtataaaaattgaatcaaataaaaaattacgAAATAAAGTTATATATCGATGTGATACAAAgtagaaaaataaaaaattatcagaagaaaaattacacatttgaagAACGATAAAACCGTATGCTCAACAAAAATgttgaaaattattatttactgcGATTAGCATTTTTCCACCGATTCCCATATTAATACAATCTCTATGACTCACAACGCCAACAGAAGTCTGTAGAATCCACAAACCGGTGTTGAATTTAGTTCTGGATTTAAGTTCGTGAGGAGTAACCCAAATGTCCCTACTGGGTTTTGATATTACCCTTATGTTGCGTATAACctatatgtgtatttattgtCAAGGATGTGTTATAAATACTTACAGGAGCACCCTTGTAATGTTTCAAAAGAATGTTGATCCTGTCTCCATGAACAGAATAGCCCCTAATATAACCTTCTTTTAATAGAAGTTGTAGTATTTGCACATTTAAAACGTGATACCTACACCACTGGTTCTGTGCATCAGTTTTAAGAAGGGGAACGATCATCTCACAAGCCCTCTGCATTGTACAGAGGACGAGATATAtaacaaacaaaaatatatctagatatacatttaacaattatcacaatgtgtaatttttcCTAACTAATATGTCTACTGTGTAACGcagaaaaatataacatttaaacattattgttGGGGGAGTAGTAcagaaataaacaagtacatATAACTCTGTAATGCTATACATAATAAAActgtaacataaaatatcCTATATCACTAGATTATAAGACTttggatttaaattataatttttgtttgGCTCAAGATATATCGGTAATTTAAGAGTAAAGTaaatgtacaataaatCAAAGGTATAGTCGATTGAACATTTGATTGTTAAAGCTGagataattttaaagtacGATTATTAGGATATCTAGTAAttgaaatttatttgtaaacCCTAAAATTTTCTCTGGATTAGTTTTCTGATCTAAGTTCAACAGTGAATATTTGGCTAACTTTCTTTCAGTTTATTGTAACATAACACTGAATAAATTGTATACAAAGAATTCAAATGTATTAATAAGTATAATTTAAGTACCGTATAGGTGAAAGGTAAAGATCAATACAGCAACGACGATTAGAgcaaataagtaaaaacaCTCAACAAATTTCACtaaagtataaataaacaaaaatatcgCAATGGCGCTTGAACACAACTAcgattatttatttaaaatagtgCTCATCGGAGATTCTAACGTAGGAAAATCAAACCTGTTGGACCGCTTTGTAAAAGGAAACTTTAAGCTGGACTCCAAAAGTACAATAGGAGTGGAGTTTGCAACGAAAAACGTGACGCTGAAGAACGGCAAAACAGCAAAGGCACAAATATGGGACACAGCAGGACAGGAGCGTTACAGAGCAATAACATCAGCATA from Theileria orientalis strain Shintoku DNA, chromosome 1, complete genome encodes the following:
- a CDS encoding 30S ribosomal protein S8 codes for the protein MQRACEMIVPLLKTDAQNQWCRYHVLNVQILQLLLKEGYIRGYSVHGDRINILLKHYKGAPVIRNIRVISKPSRDIWVTPHELKSRTKFNTGLWILQTSVGVVSHRDCINMGIGGKMLIAVNNNFQHFC